In one Nicotiana tomentosiformis chromosome 6, ASM39032v3, whole genome shotgun sequence genomic region, the following are encoded:
- the LOC104112234 gene encoding pectin acetylesterase 7-like isoform X1: MVMATRSLQLFCLIVCSLAIIKTESATDLDFYEVKKTIVKNAVSKGAVCLDGSPPAYHFEPGFGEGVENWFVQLSGGAWCTSVEACKDRSRDNKVGSTTTMGPYTFQGIYSKNQSANPDFYNWNKVLVRYCDGGAFTGDVEYVDPATNLHFRGARIFEAVMEDVLAKGLKNAKNAILAGSSAGGYPAMLYCDRFRSLLPNTPRVKCFVDAGYFIHAKNQKQARGFEDIYNTLVTLHGSAKTLPKSCTSKMKPLLCFFPESMQQNIKTPLFIAMSAFDIFQINTTVEPHLHDVIENGTCTASQNKAFREFRSEFLSTLPKPNNPKLRGVFIDSVNHHTSLLIRWSPENATMINNLSLPKAFGDWYFDRKYWYVIDEHDLPISKKHEHELRKDGGQTHKEDNH, translated from the exons ATGGTGATGGCGACAAGATCTCTTCAACTTTTTTGCTTAATTGTTTGTTCTTTGGCCATCATCAAAACTGAAAGTGCAACAGACTTGGATTTCTACGAAGTGAAGAAAACAATTGTTAAGAACGCGGTGTCAAAAGGAGCAG TATGCCTGGATGGATCACCTCCAGCATACCATTTTGAACCAGGATTTGGGGAAGGAGTTGAAAATTGGTTTGTACAACTTTCG GGAGGAGCATGGTGCACAAGCGTCGAAGCATGCAAGGATCGTAGCCGGGACAATAAAGTGGGTTCTACAACTACTATGGGGCCATACACATTTCAAGGAATTTATAGCAAGAATCAGAGTGCAAATCCAG ATTTCTACAACTGGAACAAAGTGCTTGTTAGATATTGTGATGGTGGAGCGTTCACTGGAGATGTCGAATACGTTGATCCT GCAACTAATCTTCACTTCAGAGGAGCAAGAATTTTTGAAGCAGTAATGGAGGATGTGTTGGCAAAAGGATTAAAGAATGCCAAGAAT GCTATTCTTGCCGGAAGTTCAGCCGGAGGATATCCAGCAATGCTATATTGTGATCGTTTCCGCAGTCTACTGCCAAATACTCCTAGAGTGAAATGCTTTGTTGATGCTGGTTATTTTATCCATGC GAAGAATCAAAAGCAAGCAAGAGGCTTCGAAGATATATACAACACACTTGTTACTTTACAT GGATCTGCCAAGACGTTACCCAAATCATGCACTTCAAAAATGAAACCGCTATTG TGCTTCTTCCCTGAAAGCATGCAACAAAATATCAAGACACCACTTTTCATTGCGATGTCAGCATTTGACATATTTCAG ATTAACACTACTGTAGAACCTCATTTACACGACGTCATTGAAAATGGGACATGCACTGCAAGTCAGAACAAAGCCTTCAGAG AATTTAGGTCGGAATTCTTAAGTACTCTGCCCAAACCAAACAATCCTAAACTGAGAGGTGTTTTCATTGACTCAGTAAATCATCATACATCGCTACTGATAAGGTGGTCTCCTGAAAACGCCACTATGATAAATAACCTG AGTCTACCAAAGGCATTTGGTGATTGGTACTTCGATCGGAAGTACTGGTATGTGATAGATGAGCATGATTTGCCAATCTCTAAAAAGCATGAGCATGAGTTGCGCAAAGACGGTGGGCAGACCCATAAGGAGGATAATCATTAG
- the LOC104112234 gene encoding pectin acetylesterase 8-like isoform X2, which translates to MGPYTFQGIYSKNQSANPDFYNWNKVLVRYCDGGAFTGDVEYVDPATNLHFRGARIFEAVMEDVLAKGLKNAKNAILAGSSAGGYPAMLYCDRFRSLLPNTPRVKCFVDAGYFIHAKNQKQARGFEDIYNTLVTLHGSAKTLPKSCTSKMKPLLCFFPESMQQNIKTPLFIAMSAFDIFQINTTVEPHLHDVIENGTCTASQNKAFREFRSEFLSTLPKPNNPKLRGVFIDSVNHHTSLLIRWSPENATMINNLSLPKAFGDWYFDRKYWYVIDEHDLPISKKHEHELRKDGGQTHKEDNH; encoded by the exons ATGGGGCCATACACATTTCAAGGAATTTATAGCAAGAATCAGAGTGCAAATCCAG ATTTCTACAACTGGAACAAAGTGCTTGTTAGATATTGTGATGGTGGAGCGTTCACTGGAGATGTCGAATACGTTGATCCT GCAACTAATCTTCACTTCAGAGGAGCAAGAATTTTTGAAGCAGTAATGGAGGATGTGTTGGCAAAAGGATTAAAGAATGCCAAGAAT GCTATTCTTGCCGGAAGTTCAGCCGGAGGATATCCAGCAATGCTATATTGTGATCGTTTCCGCAGTCTACTGCCAAATACTCCTAGAGTGAAATGCTTTGTTGATGCTGGTTATTTTATCCATGC GAAGAATCAAAAGCAAGCAAGAGGCTTCGAAGATATATACAACACACTTGTTACTTTACAT GGATCTGCCAAGACGTTACCCAAATCATGCACTTCAAAAATGAAACCGCTATTG TGCTTCTTCCCTGAAAGCATGCAACAAAATATCAAGACACCACTTTTCATTGCGATGTCAGCATTTGACATATTTCAG ATTAACACTACTGTAGAACCTCATTTACACGACGTCATTGAAAATGGGACATGCACTGCAAGTCAGAACAAAGCCTTCAGAG AATTTAGGTCGGAATTCTTAAGTACTCTGCCCAAACCAAACAATCCTAAACTGAGAGGTGTTTTCATTGACTCAGTAAATCATCATACATCGCTACTGATAAGGTGGTCTCCTGAAAACGCCACTATGATAAATAACCTG AGTCTACCAAAGGCATTTGGTGATTGGTACTTCGATCGGAAGTACTGGTATGTGATAGATGAGCATGATTTGCCAATCTCTAAAAAGCATGAGCATGAGTTGCGCAAAGACGGTGGGCAGACCCATAAGGAGGATAATCATTAG